The genomic stretch GGTCGAATGTTAGAAGCACAGGGTCGTGGATTTTGGGAAACCGATGCAGAAACTTTAGAAAAATTAAGAGCATTATATGATTTAACAGAACAAGAATTAGAAGGAATAACGGTTTAATGTGTACCATTTTTGAGATCGCCGTTTAAAATTGATCAGTGGTAGCAATAATGGCAGATGTAGGAGATTTCTGGATAATGGCAAAACCGTTGATTGTGTCAACAGCAGTTCCCACTCCTAACCCCCTAATAATCGGGGGTTTCCACGCGCTATCTGATTCTTTGCGTTTGAAAGTGATTGAACTGTTGCGGGGACAAGAATTATGTGTGTGTGAACTCTGTGAACAATTAAACGTTCCTCAGTCTAAATTGTCCTTTCACTTAAA from Planktothrix tepida PCC 9214 encodes the following:
- a CDS encoding ArsR/SmtB family transcription factor encodes the protein MADVGDFWIMAKPLIVSTAVPTPNPLIIGGFHALSDSLRLKVIELLRGQELCVCELCEQLNVPQSKLSFHLKILKEARLVRSRQDGRWIYYSLNCSQFRVLEAYLVQYQHLSSIITSHKSCD